The Dreissena polymorpha isolate Duluth1 chromosome 4, UMN_Dpol_1.0, whole genome shotgun sequence region GTGATAAACCTTATTAGTTTCTCTTATTTTAATTGAACTAAGTTATCTACCATACGAACATTAGGTCTTTTGATAAGGAAATGCCTACAATTATTACACAGTtcttaaagtacatgtataaatataaagcaCACACAAGAGATGTTAAATTGACTTGacttgttaaatgtatttatttattataacttCACTTTACTTTAAAAGAATCTGAAACCTTTTTTACTGTATTGACCATTCATTGCTGTTTCATTTATACTATCGGAAGCGCTAATGAAATATCAGATTATTTGCTCGTCAGCTGATTAAATTAGCCCTTCGATATAACAATTCTAAGACCTTGTCTTAAGGAAGGACAACCCattaacagttaaaaaacaacagtttGTATGTATCGGTTGCTACTCAGTTGCTGCTTACCGAAATGGCAGCCAGGACCACATAATTACAAAACGCGAATATCACATGACACGTCATTTCTGAAATCAACAGTAAAGGCTAAAAATCTCATACACTAAAAACGTCCATGTTGTCTTGATTTAGACCTGTCATCAGGTCGACAGTTAACATTATAAACTTATATATGTAtctttgaacaaaacaaaaaaaaaacatggaatgTAAGCATGCTGATACTTATAGTTCATATATCATATTATtaagaatgtattttatataggTCAGCATAGTTTGTGCCGAAAAATTCGTTCCTTGTTCAAAAGCCTGGATCCTTTCGTAATAAGATAAACACTTTTTCTGTTTCTTATTAGTGTTACTAATTAAAGGATATCGTTTTTAAGCGATATATTCTGGTTGTATAGTTGTGTGTTAAATCTAATTCTGAAAACGTCTTATTGACCTATGATTTTCATTTAATGCAACATTTTTTCTCTTAGTTGAATTTGGAGACAAATGCGTCGAGGACGGTGTCCGCTCTTCAAACGCATGCGACAGAAGGGCAGGCATCAAATGTCACACGTACGACTGCTGTGGAGAAGAAGGAAATGACATCGAGTGCCGCGACAAGTACTGCCTGTGTGAAACCCCTCGTGGCTTTGTGTACAACAACGAAACCGTTCCCTGCCTAGACGTGGGAGGCCGACCGCCCAAAAAGGATTGTCTGGATGCCCCTGTTGGGTTCGGTGCTATACCTGTTTAACGAAGAGTTGCGAGCGTGGGCTATCGGTGACCTCGACGGTAGCCAACATACAGTTACGATTTTACTGTCCAAATTGCATCTTAAAACGTTTTGCTGACACCTCTGCACATGCTCTAGATTTCGTAAACAGCATTTGGTACTGACAATctcaaaagtaaatatttatataaccaaaTGTATAAGAGTTTCACAGTATTTGGACATCAGAGAATGCACGATAAAAGCTACGTAAATcgtcattttaatatattgaaaaataatttatatcCGACCATGTCTAATCTTCCCGTTCTTGTACTAAAATAACTTGTATATAAAGACAGTATGAACAACAAAGATGACAAACAGTCTTCCTTAGCCTGTCTGCTTACATACTgtgtatacatatttacatacatcAATCAATTTGAACTGTATGCGGCATTGGAGTTTTAAATTCGTGTGCatgtaaacataaaaaagaatacattgatacaaatattaagtgtaaaCATTCTGTTGATCAATTGCTCAGTTCGATGTCACCATGCTTAagtaaattaatgtatttacattttatgtaTTCCACTTCCTTCTAATAAAACGTCAGCATAGCAATATTTCTGTTGGTACTCTCTATGTTCTTTAGAAGTAATTATCATATAAATATGTTCATATAAATTCCGATAGATAGTGAATTCAGATAAAATTTAATTTCTGAATTGACAACAAAATATTGCTTTAAGCAGTTTTTGGTGTCTTATTTTGCCGAAACAAAAAAACAGATTTAAGTCGGAATCACCTTGGAGCAGTTTGATGGCGGTCGACGGCTTTGATAAGAAGTGTTATAATTTCAACCAAGCAAGGTGAAACAAACATCGTCAAAATCCAATGGTAATAGCATAGGTAATCATCACTTATGTATTTGAATATGCACATATGTCATCAGCGCATGACTATTGAGTTCGGATTAATACGAAATAGCCTTTTGACAAAAAGATCAAACAAAGTAGCACAGACACAATGGTGcttttatttgcatttgcataaagtaccatcccagattgaactctgcagtccgcacagactaatcagggacggcacttgcCGCCTTTACACAATGTCTCGTTTTAAGGAAGTATgttgtaaacaaaaatcctgtctaCGTGGAAAGTGCTGTCGTTAAtaaccgtaattactcttagttGGTGTCACCCTATATTAccttgtgcagttcacacaggctcatcagaaaCAACACTTCCTGCTTTTTTGGAGTTttacgtttaaaggaagtcttttctaaatgaagatccgcacaggtttatctgggatgacacttaacatgTATGATACCCTGTGTTCCCCGAGCGAGACTCATGTCTATTAAAAACAACTCATCAAATAGTATCAACATGTTTTTCATCTACAACTAATAACATTTAATTGGGGCATGGTAACTCGTAATCAATGACAAGCTTAACAAGAATGCATAGCATAACCTGTTGTcaacaaatacaaaatcaaagtactaacagtactggtgtgacgatacttttgagaggatggatataaaagcatcaagttaagtttatctacatcaccacaatcaccacaattgtgtatgttggtacgaaaaaaaaatttggtaaacAAATTTtgcgaaacaaatttgggtatgaaaacaaatttgggtacgaaaaaatatatttgggaacaaaaaaattgggaccgaattttttttgggtacgaacaaaaagttgggaatgaaaaaaaaatgggtacgaaaaaaaaatgggggaacgggaaagtagtacctgtggggaacttgacccacactcgcacattttcggccctttccgtcaaacatcagataagttcctcgaaggcaatagtatgaatacacatttcggaagcggtaatgcggtcctacctacgcgcgtcaaaatgtaagcgaaatatgtacacaagtctgtcaggaatgattgaattaacgaagaaaatcgtgtattgatgtaagttttttgaagaaatgtgcagaaaatatattaaacaagagctgtgtttgtgaaacacaatgccccctgctacgcagctttgaagccatatactttacctttgaccttgaaggatgaccttgtcctttcaccactcaaaatgtgcagttccatgaaatacacatgcatgccgaatatggagttgctatcttcaatattggaaaatttgacctttgaccttgaccttgaaggatgaccttgacctttcaccaatcaatatgtgcagctctatgagatacgcatgcacgccaatattgaaaaggttatggccaatgtaaaagtgttcggacagacagacagaggctttatatttgacatttgaccttgaaggatgaccttcaccttcacctatcacaactgaaaatgtgcagctccatgagttgcacatgtatgccaaatatcaagttgctatgttcaatattaaaaaagttatggccattaaagttttcggacggacggacagactgaca contains the following coding sequences:
- the LOC127876371 gene encoding uncharacterized protein LOC127876371; this encodes MDCESAFVGECFCPFGEIPKDGPVECCTLDCGLGQACNAAGACQPPLEFGDKCVEDGVRSSNACDRRAGIKCHTYDCCGEEGNDIECRDKYCLCETPRGFVYNNETVPCLDVGGRPPKKDCLDAPVGFGAIPV